The nucleotide sequence TGCTGCCTACCCTCCTCCGCCCAGCATGCCCCCCATCGGGCTGGATAACGTGGCCACCTATGCGGGGCAGTTCAACCAGGACTACCTCTCGGGAATGGTGAGTCCAGCTCTCCTGCTGAGGCAGCCCTGGGGCCACACCTGCGTAGCCAGAGGAATCAAAGCTGCTGGCCTCTGGGGCTCCAGAGTTGTCTATGTGTGTGTTGCTGTGGTGTGTAGTGTGTTGAGCTGTACCTTAGAACAGGGTTTTCATCAGGCTTCTGCCACCTGCTCTCtgcccctctctgggtctcacttttcccatctgtaaaatgaggggaaGGGGACCAGATGATCTCACAGGTCCCTTTCAGCCCTGAGGGGTTAGGGTTGGGAAGGTGGCGAGGGTATCTGCATGAGTGTGCATGCACGTGCTATGTATGAGTATCCACATTCATATacgtgcatgtgcatgtgtgtacatatggaGGGCTCTTCTGGTTAGGCCTTGGTGGGTGTGTGGCAGGTATCTTGGGCAGAcatgctactttttaaatttgttgtttcacttttaaaataatacattttatgattTGAAAACAAACGTATGCTTAGTTTATGATTTGAAAACAAACGTATGCTTAGAGGAAATTATGCAACCAATACACACCCTAATTTGTGCCAGGCCcagttctaggcactggggatatgtgaataaaacaaacaaaaatctcagcCGTGCTGCACTTATCATCTATGGGGAAAAGACAGGCAGTACCTTAAGTCAACGATGTGATGTTATTGAAAGTGTAGGTGCCATAGGAACAAGTTGACCAGGGTAAAGGGGTCAGGAGTAGGGGTGGGGTGATGTAAGGATAATGATTTTAAGTAAGCAGTAAGGTGGGTCTGGCTGAAAAGAGGATGTGTGAGCAAAGACCTGCATCAGGGGAAGGAAGTGCTGTATGGATGTCTAGGGAATGCCAGTGCCCTGAGGTGCCAAGGGGTGTGAGGTGCTCAGGGACAGGGAggagaggccagtgtggctaaaGTGGAAAGGCGAGGGGGTGAGATGGGAAATGAAGTCTGGGGGTCCAGCTCTTGCAGGGTGTAGGAGGCTATCCATCCTAAGGATTTAGGTTTTTATTCCTGGTGAGTGCAGATTCACCTGAACATGCCTGCCAGAGGTGTCTGTGGGTAGCAGGCTGATGTGATGGGGGCGCCCCCAACCCTGCATATGGGACCCACGCGCCTTCTTGGGCAGTGAGCTCTTAACCTTCACCCAGGTGGTCTGGGATGGGAGGGAGCAACCATGTGGAGAGGGAAGGCATCTCCCCTGCAGAAGGGGATGAGGATCTCTGGTTTGGATCGAGTCGCACTGTTCACTGGCTGTGTAACTTTGAGCAAGTAAACTCATTCTGTGGTCTGTGAAGTGGGTATAACGGTACTTCATATTCCACAAGCGGAGATGCTGTGAGGACTGACTTGGCTTAGGTATGAAAAAGGGTGGAGGGACGGAGTGCAGCAGGGCCCATTGGCCTCAGGCTCTGCTTTGTGTCCTTGCAGGCGGCCAACATGTCTGGGACATTTGGAGGAGCCAACATGCCCAACCTGTACCCTGGGGCCCCTGGGGCTGGCTACCCACCAGTGCCCCCTGGCGGCTTTGGGCAGCCCCCCTCTGCCCAGCAGCCTGTTCCTCCCTATGGGATGTATCCACCCCCAGGAGGAAACCCACCCTCCAGGATGCCCTCATATCCGCCATACCCAGGGGCCCCTGTGCCGGGCCAGCCCATGCCACCCCCCGGACAGCAGCCCCCAGGGGCCTACCCTGGGCAGCCACCAGTGACCTACCCTGGTCAGCCTCCAGTGCCACTCCCTGGGCAGCAGCAGCCAGTGCCGAGCTACCCAGGATACCCGGGGTCTGGGACTGTCACCCCCGCTGTGCCCCCAACCCAGGTGAGTGTCagcccactgcctcccttggTCCAGGCCTGGGCCCCAAAGGCTGGAGACACATGGCCCAGTAGATGGGGAGACAGGGAAAGGCGCAGGCCTCCAGCTGCACTTCTTGTTTTAACAAATAgtgtcggccgggtgcagtggctcatgcctgtaatcccagcactttgggaagctgaggtgggcagatcgcttgagcccaggagttcaagaccaacctgggcgaaatggtgaaaccctgtctctactaaaaatagaaaaaaaattagctgggcatggtggtgcatacctgtaggcccagctactcgggaggctgaggtgggaggatcagcccaggagacagaggttgcagtgagccgggatcatgccgctgcactcactccagcctaggtgacagagtaagacccagttttttaaaaaaaaacaaaaacaaaaaaagacaaacaaagagCGTCACCTTCTTGCAGACTCCCCACCTCTGGGTTGTGTTGCTTAAGGCCCAAGGGAGCTGTCCTGTTTCTCCTGGTGTGATGAGACGCTCCACATCCGAGTTGGGTCAGAACACCCCTGGCGAGTACTCCTTATTCCTCTGTGTCATTTACTGCCTGGGCTGTGTGTTTTGTAAGAACTGCTCAGGCCACCTGTCTCAAGGCTTTGTGCTCAACAGCTGTCTTCAGTCCCCTTGATATGCACCCCCCCCCTGCACAGACAGGTTTTGGAGGATTATTAAAATTCCCTTTGGGTAGGGAGAATGTTGGCAGTTCCTCCAGCGTTGATCTTGGCTCATTTTGGAGAACAGTTCGTGTTTGCAGAGCCTAGAATTCGTTGTCATGGTTCTCTGGCCCAACCAGCCAGCACAGGGGTAGTGGTATGTGCTCAATGACTATTTTTAGACAGAGggtctcctttcctccttcccttccataCCCACACGTTCCCCCACCCTGTgccatcctccagcctccctccctTATCTTTTCCCTGAGCTGCCCTCTTAATTGTGTTATAACCAGTTTGTACCAGCCCCTAGGAAGACAATCCACTGGGAGACAGTTTAGCCTGGAAAGTTCCAGTTTGCGGGTTTGTACAGCTGTCAGGGTCTGGAGGAAGTCCGGCAGATGCTAGTCTAGAGAACAGTGCGAGGGAACCAGTGCTAGATCAAGAGGTCATCAGGCTGCCATGCACAGTTGTGGAGGCTCAATACCTGCATCCACTGGAGGGGACACATGGGCTAGCCAGCCCTGTTAGGAGTACCCATGTGTGCTCACATGTGCTGTGGAGGCCAGGCATCGATGAGAGAGGCCACAGCCCCTGCTCCCGAGACCTGCCCTTCATCAGGAGCCTGAGCCCCAGCCCTGGAGGACCTGGGCACTGGGCAGATTTTCAGCATCAGGACTTAGCTATAGGTGAGCTCCCAGCCACTGGAGCCAGGAAAAAGCTTCAGTACTAGAACACAAGGCCAGATAACAGTCAAGTTAGGTAGACGCGGCGTAAAGTCCTCTGCATTGTTGACTATGGACTCCTTTAGATACTCCAACTCTTAGAGAAAGGGCTGTTCCCAGAGTCTAGGGGTGGAGCAGCCTCGAATGCGGGGAAGGCGGCATGCACGACATCTTACCTGAGACTGTTTGTCCGAGTAGTTTGGAAGCCGAGGCACCATCACTGATGCTCCCGGCTTTGACCCTCTGCGAGATGCCGAGGTCCTGCGGAAGGCCATGAAAGGCTTCGGTAAGAGACCCTGGGTGGCTCAAATCCTACTCCCTGCCCCCTATTTCCCAGGCAGTTTCACTGTGGCTCTATGGGCTGGGGTAGCTGGGGGACACAGACCTGGCCCCAGTAGTGATAGAAGGTGGATGTGGGGGTATGGCTAGCATGCCCAGAATAGTTGAGGGGCCCAGGCCAGGGAAGTCTCAGCTGCAGAGCATCTCATGACCCCTACCCGACCCACCCCTGCTGCCTCTTCCTCCAGGGACGGATGAGCAGGCCATCATCGACTGCCTGGGGAGTCGCTCCAACAAGCAGCGGCAGCAGATCCTACTTTCCTTCAAGACGGCTTACGGCAAGGTGAGCTGCGGGGTGGGGGCGCGGGACAGTGAGGCGTGTCCTGGGCTCAGCACAGCCCTGCTCTCCCCTGCTTTTCCTTGGGTGGGCCCGGATCTCCCGGATGGACAGTAAGGAGCAGGAGGGCATTTCCTTCTGCCCATCCAGCTGGTGGCATCGTTGGGAGGTGAAGGATGCCACCGGGTGCTGAGGTTTGCTGAGAGGCTCCAGACATCTATCCCTGGGTTCTAGCCCTTGCTCTGCCACATCTCACTGAGGTTGTGGCCACATCAttttccttcccctgccctctTCATGACCACCCTGGGGAGTTTAGCTGATGTAAGAGCTTTGCAGGGAAAGGCTGTGAGTGCTGCCCAAGTACGAGGGGCGTGTATGAGCATATTTTGAACTTCTGGGGTTTTGAATCTTAGAAAGATAAAAATTCGGTAAATATTGATTAGATTCGTGTTCTAGCcctgtgcttctcaaacttcattGTGTCACCAGTCCCCTGGGCATCTTGGTAAAATATGGTCTCTGATTTGGGAGGTTTGGGGCAGGGCTGAGAGCAGGCTTTTCTCTCAGGCCCCTGGGGGATGTCCATGCTGCTGTTCCTCAAATCTGGGATATGGCTCTTATTAGCCACCTcctgtggatttttaaaatagacttgtttttttttgttggttgttTGTTTGAATATCCAATCAGGATTTGATCAAAGATCTGAAATCTGAACTGTCAGGAAACTTTGAGAAGACAATCTTGGCTCTGATGAAGACCCCAGTCCTCTTTGACATTTATGAGATAAAGGAAGCCATCAaggtgtgtacgtgtgtgtgtgtgtgtgtgtgtgtgtgtgcgcgcgcgtgcgcaCGCGCGCATGCGTGTGGACACACAGCCCAGAAGGAGGCCTGGATGGCGTGCTGTGTTCTAGCCCACTCATTAGCTGCTGTTGTCAGTATGGCTCCCAGGCCTTCCTGGGTTGGAGTCCACATGCTATAGAAAAGGGAACTCCCTGTGATTTCCCCAAGAGGCAAATGACGCACCAGTCATCATCAGGGAGGCTTAAGTCTCTCTCCATCTTAAAGAAAAGGGGGAGCTAGGGTTTGAAGGTTGCGATTCTGTGGTAAGAAGAGGGGTAGGAGGCCATGGTTGGTATCGTTCTCATTCTTTAGGACTCTGTTACTAGCAAATGACAGAAACACACTTCGGTTTAAGAACAACAAAAGTGGAGAATCAGTCATGTGGGTAAAGAGGGCCCAGGCCAGACGTCTCTCTGGTCTCTGTCTCTCCTGAGCGCCCGCTTTTCTGTCAGTTTCTGTGCTTCTCCTACCATGGCTGCTTCatgtggggtgggagagggggcctGTCGACCACTCTCCGCATACCTATGAGACCCAGCTCCAGAAGAGACCAGCAGTGTCTCCAAACGGGCAGGTTCTGATGGGCCCGGCTTGGGCTCACTGTTCCCTCCAGTCCTGCGGGTTTTGACTGAGGGGTGGGTCCTGTCCATTCTGTGCAGTCCCACAGCTCTGTGTGTACCCTGCAGGCAGGGGCAGGCAGCTCCCTTGGAAAGGGAATCCCATGAGTcaggctggagcccagaaggAGCCTGTCACTCAGAGGCCTGATAAGCACAGTGAATGTTCCCTCCTTCAGGAGAAGCAGAGACTTCAGTGTGGTGGCCTGGAAAGGAGAGGGGTCTCTGCTGAAACACATCTACATGTGTTATTCTAGGGAGGGGGTCAGGAGGCCATCAGGCAGGGCGATGGCCCGGGGCCCCAGGGAGTGGACCCAGACATCTCCCTGGCCCCCGTCTTCAGCTGGAGTCATGAGCTGGTGGTTGTGGAGTGTTAGAAACCACACAGGTTTGGGGCAGCTGTCACTcaccagctgtgtgtccttgagcacctgtgaaatggggacagTGGATGCTGTCTCAGGACATGCTGGGAATACTGGATGAGGGGCTAACGTGTAGTAACCCAATAGTAGCTGTAGCAGGAAACAGCTGACACAATGTCGCACGTCCTGCCTGACAGGCCCTAAGTGCTCTACAtacattaactcacttaatcctcatgaCTTTCCTGTGAGGTAGGTCCTAGTATCACTCCCATCTTACAGACAAGGAActggaagcacagagaggttaagtaatgtgcccgaggtcacacagctggtaagctgcagagccaggattcaaaccaacCTACAAGCCAGGCTGCCCAGCCTGTCCTCTATGGTCTTACTGTCCCTGGCGTGGTTGTCCCATTCATCCTCGTTGTTCCTACCTTTTCCTAGTTGTTTTCAGACATTCCACCATCCCCTCTAGGACCAGGGTTTCGTATGTCCACTTGGATTTCTCTTGCTTTTTACCCATTTTTTCAGTTGTTGTCATCTCGCATCCGGCTGAACTCTGAATAAAGCAGGCCTCGGTCCACATTTTAACCCAACCATTTACTGTGTGGCCTCGGACCAGCCAGTACCCCTCTCTGATGCTCAGTTTTCTGATCCATGGGGATGCCCCTTTGTGTGAGCCCTACTCATCACCACTGCCACTGTCATTGTGCTTGCCCGGGCTGTGGAGAAGAGCTGACGCCCTCGAGCCTGGGAGTGGCTAGAgggtgtgtctctgtgtcaggGGCCTCTGTTGCTGGGATTAAGGCAGCAGCATGGCCCCCACCCTTCTTCCCGAGTGCTGGTGAGGCTGCTGGAACAAGCACATGGTTGGTTGTATTCTCTGCCCCTGCAGGGGGTTGGCACTGATGAAGCCTGCCTGATTGAGATCCTCGCTTCCCGCAGCAATGAGCACATCCGAGAATTAAACAGAGCCTACAAAGCAGGTGAGGCCgctccctctgccctctgccctctgcagatccctgtgctcttggggctGTGGCCTCATTCTCTCCTAGGGCCTTTTACTCCTTCCTGGCCTTCTTATCAACCCATCTTCTGCCACCCCCAATACTTTGGGCTTTGACCCAAGACCCAGCCCTTCCTTCTGTTTATACATGGTGCAAATGACTAATGTAAGGGAGAGCCAGGGAAAACCTGGATGTGGTTTGGGCCAAGGCTGACTAGAGGCCAGGTCAGCCTGGAGGTCACAGGCTTGTATATCCCTGGAGGGCCATATGGGCTATTTGTTCTCTTGAGCCCGAGCCAAGACCTCCAGCCTTTTTCTCCCCAGTACCCACTTTTGATAGTGTTTTGCAATGGGCAGCTCCATAAAGAGAGCTACAGGATGGACCTTCCTTGCTTCTCCCTTTCAGAATTCAAAAAGACCCTGGAAGAGGCCATTCGAAGCGACACATCAGGGCACTTCCAGCGgctcctcatctctctctctcaggtACTTTTCCCACGACAGGGCTCGGGACCCCAAGCCATGGAAGTCAAAGAGATGGGATCCCCGCAATgaggaaagggaaaataaatgggGAAGGAGTGGGCTTGACCATACACCTGCTTCCTTTCAGGGAAACCGTGATGAAAGCACAAACGTGGACATGTCCCTCGCCCAGAGAGATGCCCAGGTGAGTGTGATGGCCAAGCCCCTGGACTTCCTAAAGCAGGGATGCACCCCGCTTTCTTGCTTCCTGAGAGAGGTACCCTAGGGTGGAAAGAACAATAGATAAGCAGTGGGTTGCAGGTGCTGTGAGTTTCAGACGTGCTGAACTGTTCAGCTGTATGACCTAGAACAGGTCATCTGACCTCCAGGGCTTCAGCTTCCCCACCTATAGGAGGGAACATGTGAGATAATTAGTATTTCGATAGTTGATAGATCATGGTTTTGGACGTGGGATTTTGTGTGACAGCGTACTTTCCCCATGTTTAGTTGCACATAGCGTTATGTTTGCAAAGGGGCAAAATTTGCACTTGCTTATTAAGTTTTTGAGGATTTGAGCCTAGAAACCAGCTGCCACATTAGTTGAGCACCCTTAGAATTCTGTCGTTGTCCCTCTTGTGAGTTGCAGACAAAAGGGGAAAAGTCCAAGCAAAGTCCAGGCATCTGAGCTACTCTCTCGAAAAGTTTGGGTTTCCCACTAATGAATTTCAACTGTACTATTATGGCAGGGCAGAGCCATTACTTCCTGGTGGGGTGGAGTTGGTCATAcctctctgtctcccttcacTGCTCTTGTCATCCACGGCAGGGCATTCACCAGGAGCTGCCAGTGGTCTAAATTATCTCTACCATCTGCGGGATTGGAATGAGACCTCAAGGAATGCTCCCTTGTTAGGGCTGGAGGAGAGCTACTCCTCTGGTCTGGTCCTTTTGCTGGTCCTCCTTTTccggaggaggaaactgaggctcaaaaaggTTGAGCACTGTTCCCAACTGAAAGCTAGAAGCAGAGCCCGGACAAGGGCCTATACTTCTGGCTCGGTCTTCTGTGCCCAGTCAGCACCTGCCTCTGCCCTGGTCTCAGACCTGCTGCTCCTGCAGGGTCTGCCTTATTCAGTGTCTCTCTGGCTGGTAACATCCATTCCCATTCTGGGAGTCAGGGCTGGACACCCCTGGGGCTCAGGGCTCTGGCTTTTGCTCCAGCGAGAGTTCTGCATGCCACTTTTAGCGGGGCAAAAATTGTCTCATGCTCTGCCTTCTCAGTCCAGAGCTGCTTTGGCCTCATCTTGACCTGTGGGATCTCAGCCCCTGATTGCTGCTTTCTGCTCTTTTTCAGGGCTGCTACCTGAGGCCTAGCAGGCACTTTAGAGGCCATCTAGTTCAGAGGTTGCAAATTGGCAAATACTTTAGGCTCAAACCTTCAGAAGTTTACCAGGCTCTCCTGGGTGACCTGGGCCTGGGGTCTGGGTGTGGCCTGTGCCGCATGTGcgtcttcctctctctccaggaGCTGTATGCGGCCGGGGAGAACCGCCTGGGAACAGACGAGTCCAAGTTCAATGCGGTTCTGTGCTCCCGGAGCCGGGCCCACCTGGTAGCAGGTAAGGCTGGCCGGGGTCCCTCAGAGGCCAGTTAGATGAGGGCAGTCAGGGGATTGTGGGGAAACAAAGCTATGGGAACACTTGGTGGTTCCTCCCTGCATGGGGCTTTCGCCTCCTCAAAAGAGCCCCCTGGTGGGGATTTAAAAGACACTGTCAGAGGGTTTCCTGAGTTCTGGCAAACATCCAGTTCTGGAGGTTCTACCGGTGTAGAAACCTGGTGTCTTCGTACGTGGGAATGTGGAACGTCAGAGTTGGGAGGGTCCTTCGGGAGCACCCAATCCAGTGTTTTCCAAAGCCTGGCATAAGAAACAGTCATAACAATAATACTGGGtgccattcatttactcattcattcaacagatgtaAATCGCGCTCCCGCATGGGTCAGTCTGTCAGGTGGTGGAGCAGGTGTGGGGCCATGGTggggggcagggcacagcagaGTGTGTTCCATGGGCTGCACTTTCTCATTTGGGGAGACAGACAGtaaacaacaatgaaataaaatctgtATCAGATGGGAAATCCTGTAGAGGAAAATCAAGCTGGAAACAGGTAGGGAGTGATGGTAGGGTCCACCGGGAGGTTCTTGGGCCAGTCCCCACTGAGGTCATGACATTTGATTTAAAAACCTAAAGGAGATGCAGGGGCAGAGGCCTGCCTGGGGCTCCCAGCACGACTGAGAACAGTGAAGGGGGACCATGTGGAGCAGGTGGAGTGAGCAAGAGGAGTGGGTGGTGtgggcagagaggagagagggccCTGCTGATGACTTCCCGGAGTTGGGTATTTATCCTGAGCAAAAGAGGAAGCCAGTGGAGGGCCCTGAGCAGAGGAGGCTGTGCAGAATCCCTGGCTGTGGTGCCAAGAATGGAGTGAAGGGTGCAAGGCCAAGCAGCGAAGCCTGTCGGGAGGTTGCGGCAGGGACCCGGGGAGGAATGGTGGTAATAGGGGCTTGTGGTGAGGAGGTGTCAGGTTCCGGCCATGTTTGCTGATGAATTGGACACATGACGTGTGGGAGAGAGAGGGGTCGAGGATTATACAGGGTTTCTTTAGGCCAAGCAATGGGAGAATGGCCCTCaactgagacaggggaattgtaGGTGGAGCTGGCTTTAGGTGCCTGTAGGGTGGAGCTGCAGGGAGGCTGCTGGGTTGCTGAGTGTGGAGGTCAGGAGAGGTCTGGCCTGGTTGTGGAAGGTAAGGGAGCTATGGGTAGTTGAAGTTATCTGAGGCTCTGGGACTGCAGGAAGTCCCCTCAGGAGGGAGACTGTGGGGAGCCCACCGGTGTGAGGAGACTAAGAAGGAGCAGCTAGGGAGGGAGGAGGACGCAGAGGAAGGGGGTCCTGGAGGCCAGTGTGAGGTGGCAGGCAAGGACTGAGGATGGTGACCACACGGAGCAACTGGTGGGCTGTGGCCAGGGCTGCTCCAGTGGGCAGTGAGGGTGAAAACCCAGCGACCGCTCTGTGCTGCACACAGAGACAGGCACTGTGGCTCTCCCCATTCGCAGCTGTGAAAGCAGGCACAGGGTGGTAGAGGAAGTAGGGGTGCACAGCTAGTAACAGCTgacctgggatttgaacccagaccacCCGACCCCAGAGCACACTTTTTAACCTCTGCACTATCCTGTAATGGAGCCTGAGTGAATGCATTTTCATCTtaatcattatttcttttaatgagTACAGAACATGTAAGTAGTGCATCAAGCCCATGGCTTCACAAACATTATTACTTAGGAGAAAAGAGTAGCTGATTGGAAGAAGATATTAATTGAGACAGATACACACAGAGCAGAAATCAcaactttaaaatgcaaatggtaGCTGAGActcaggctggggaaggagagttTTATGTCCTGGGTCAGAACTGGAGTCAGGACCGAGGTCTCCATCATGCCGCCTGTCTCTCTAGGAGCCAGCCATCCACTCCTGTGGGTGCTTAGCGTGTCCTAGGTCGAGGTGGGCAGCAAGAAGCCAGGCTGGCTGGGGCAGGCTGGGCCTCAGCTCACAGGCAGGCTGAGGAAGACAGATGGATGCATGAATAAAGCCAAGGAATGGCAGAGACTGGAGGTGTGGAGGATTTGAGAAGAGGGGACACTGTCTTGGAGTACATGGGAGTGGGCCCTGGAGGGGTATTAAGGTGCGATTTGGTTAAGCAGATTGGCAGTCCTGAGAAAGGGACCACACAGGGAGGGACATCAGGTGGTGCATGTAACTTGTGACGAAGACTCTGACTTCCTTGAGCACTAGCAGGCCTGGGGACGTGCAGGGTGTGGGGAGCAGAGTGGGAGGTGGGGGATTTTGGGGCAGAGGCCACCTCATGTGAGTCCTCTGTTAGTCTGCTCATgctgccatgacaaaataccacagactgggtggcttaagcagcAGATACTCATTTTGTTACAGTTTTGAAGGCCAGATATCCAAGAGTGGGGTGCCGGTTTCTCCCGTGGCCTCTTCGTGACAATCACTgtgctcacatggtctttcctctgcatGTGCACATCCCTGGGGTCTCTGTGTGTGTCCTAATCTTCTCTTCTTCTAAGAAGACCAGGCGAATTGGATTAGGGTACACCCTAGCAGCatgttttaacttaattacctctttaaagatctTATCTCCAAACACAGTTATATTCTGAAGTCCTGGGAGTTGGGACTTCCACATATGAACTTTGGGGAGACACATTTCAGTTCATAATATAAGCCTCTGTCATCCCCATAGTTTTCAATGAGTACCAGAGAATGACAGGCCGGGACATTGAGAAGAGCATCTGCCGGGAGATGTCCGGGGACCTGGAGGAGGGCATGCTGGCCGTGGGTAAGTGTCTCAGGTTTGCCGCCCACCTGCCAGGGGCTAACGTGTATCGTGAGTATTCAGGCTGCTCGCCTGTCCTCCAGCTGATGGGTGACACCGTGAAGGGACCACAGGATCCAAGATCGCTCAGCCCAGAGTGTGCAGATGCTGGGAAGTCATGCTGCTTCCCGGTTCCCTGTGCAGTTGAACCCCTAGCTGTCCTGGAGGTGTCTTATGTGTGTTTGCGGTGCAGCTCTGGAGTAGGGAACTGCAGTGTGGGTATTAGTGGGAGGGCATCCAACTGCGCTCCCGGAGGAGTATGACTCATATCCTGCCACGTTTCCTCTAAAAATACATCCCTGCAGGCAGTTGTCAGATGTTTGTGATGGAAACACGTGGAAAGATTTTTACTTGCAGCAGCGAAACAGGCCCATGCTGAGGAAAGCTGGCTTGGCTCCAGGATGGTGGTGTGCCTCTTACATTGCCCAAGTCCTCTAGCAGGGCCCTCCCACTGTGCAGAGTTGGGTCCCTGCCCTGAGGCCCTCACAACCCCTCTTTCTACTCACTTGGGAAAATCAGTCTGCCCCTTTTTTCATTATGCTTTTTTTGGAGCTTTCTGGATGGGAGAGATGGAAAATCCTCATTTCCCTGCCTGTCCCCCACAGTAGGTCTCGTGGCCTGGGAAGCCTAGGGAGATGCATATTCCACTCAGCCACGGTTTCTCCATGAGGGTCATGGCCTCTCCAGTCTGCCCCTCCTGCCTGAGCAGCAGCACAGTTCCTCATCACCATCCACATTGCTTTCCTGTGTAGCTCCTAGCCCCACTAAGACCCCCGCCCCTCTGACTCTTGGTCCTTTCACCGCAGTGGTTGCCAGGAAAGAGGGTGGGTTGGTGTCCAGGCTTTGCGTGTTTCTGTTCCAAAGAGCTGGAGCCAAGATCATGGGATAGTTGAGCCTGgaacagaaggaggaggagaaaagatggATGCAGTGATGGGTTTGACATCTGGGCCTCTAAGAGGACACTTGTAGACTCCATGCCCTTCTTGGGCTGAGAATTTTCTGCAGATCTGGTTATACCGAGTTTCTCTCTTCTAGTGAAATGTCTCAAGAATACCCCAGCCTTCTTTGCGGAGAGGCTCAACAAGGCCATGAGGGTATGTAACTTCCATGTGCAGGTTGCGATGGAACCTTAGCCTCGCCTGTGCCTGGGACCAAGGGCTGAGGGCAGAAGGCCTGGGGAGAGCTAAATCTCAGCCGAGAGTTCCGAGGA is from Pan paniscus chromosome 8, NHGRI_mPanPan1-v2.0_pri, whole genome shotgun sequence and encodes:
- the ANXA11 gene encoding annexin A11 isoform X2 — translated: MSYPGYPPPPGGYPPAAPGGGPWGGAAYPPPPSMPPIGLDNVATYAGQFNQDYLSGMAANMSGTFGGANMPNLYPGAPGAGYPPVPPGGFGQPPSAQQPVPPYGMYPPPGGNPPSRMPSYPPYPGAPVPGQPMPPPGQQPPGAYPGQPPVTYPGQPPVPLPGQQQPVPSYPGYPGSGTVTPAVPPTQFGSRGTITDAPGFDPLRDAEVLRKAMKGFGTDEQAIIDCLGSRSNKQRQQILLSFKTAYGKDLIKDLKSELSGNFEKTILALMKTPVLFDIYEIKEAIKGVGTDEACLIEILASRSNEHIRELNRAYKAEFKKTLEEAIRSDTSGHFQRLLISLSQGNRDESTNVDMSLAQRDAQELYAAGENRLGTDESKFNAVLCSRSRAHLVAVFNEYQRMTGRDIEKSICREMSGDLEEGMLAVVKCLKNTPAFFAERLNKAMRGAGTKDRTLIRIMVSRSETDLLDIRSEYKRMYGKSLYHDISGDTSGDYRKILLKICGGND
- the ANXA11 gene encoding annexin A11 isoform X1; translated protein: MSYPGYPPPPGGYPPAAPGGGPWGGAAYPPPPSMPPIGLDNVATYAGQFNQDYLSGMAANMSGTFGGANMPNLYPGAPGAGYPPVPPGGFGQPPSAQQPVPPYGMYPPPGGNPPSRMPSYPPYPGAPVPGQPMPPPGQQPPGAYPGQPPVTYPGQPPVPLPGQQQPVPSYPGYPGSGTVTPAVPPTQFGSRGTITDAPGFDPLRDAEVLRKAMKGFGTDEQAIIDCLGSRSNKQRQQILLSFKTAYGKDLIKDLKSELSGNFEKTILALMKTPVLFDIYEIKEAIKGVGTDEACLIEILASRSNEHIRELNRAYKAEFKKTLEEAIRSDTSGHFQRLLISLSQGNRDESTNVDMSLAQRDAQELYAAGENRLGTDESKFNAVLCSRSRAHLVAVFNEYQRMTGRDIEKSICREMSGDLEEGMLAVGKCLRFAAHLPGANVYREYSGCSPVLQLMGDTVKGPQDPRSLSPECADAGKSCCFPVPCAVEPLAVLEVSYVCLRCSSGVGNCSVGISGRASNCAPGGV